The following proteins are co-located in the Carboxydocella sporoproducens DSM 16521 genome:
- a CDS encoding FUSC family protein: MIGKRIIKTAIAAALTMVIARIFHLDYPFYAVIAVIVVMQSTLGSSLDAGINRLLGTVVGAITGALAAISLGSTPWALGLGLLVTIYLCNLLGLVESISIAGIVLTAVVLEQATHPWVFAWGRFLDTMMGIFVAWLVNALLWPPRLEKVVRTRLSEVLLEMAELVQQLATTTGQGEEAGWKQWRQLGEKISSTWRFWQENRREMEQKLLGDDHWQLWFDTVESIYHNLLILQRIGLWPEGQVILRAVGEELRQAARAIAVNQRPGLKSIDLRYLAEQAAQADGTTTTLGWQTLLQIARDLQKL; this comes from the coding sequence GTGATCGGTAAACGGATTATTAAAACAGCAATAGCTGCAGCGCTGACGATGGTTATAGCCCGAATTTTTCATCTGGATTATCCTTTTTATGCGGTAATCGCTGTTATTGTCGTCATGCAATCAACTCTGGGCAGTTCCCTGGATGCGGGCATCAACCGCCTGCTGGGAACAGTGGTAGGTGCCATTACGGGGGCGCTGGCTGCCATCAGCCTGGGCAGCACTCCCTGGGCCCTGGGCCTGGGGCTGCTGGTGACCATTTATCTCTGTAATCTCCTGGGGCTGGTGGAATCCATCAGCATAGCCGGGATAGTTCTAACAGCAGTAGTGCTGGAACAGGCTACCCACCCCTGGGTTTTTGCCTGGGGAAGATTTCTCGATACTATGATGGGCATTTTTGTAGCCTGGCTGGTCAATGCCCTGTTATGGCCACCACGCCTGGAGAAAGTGGTACGCACCCGGTTGAGTGAAGTATTACTGGAGATGGCAGAACTTGTGCAGCAGCTGGCAACTACTACAGGGCAAGGAGAAGAAGCCGGGTGGAAACAATGGCGCCAGCTGGGGGAGAAAATCAGCAGCACCTGGCGTTTCTGGCAGGAAAACCGGCGGGAAATGGAACAAAAACTGCTGGGAGATGACCACTGGCAGCTCTGGTTTGATACCGTGGAAAGCATCTATCATAATTTGCTCATTTTGCAACGGATTGGCCTGTGGCCGGAAGGGCAAGTTATTCTCAGGGCAGTCGGAGAAGAACTCAGGCAGGCTGCCAGGGCCATTGCCGTAAACCAGCGCCCCGGTCTCAAGTCAATAGATCTTCGCTATTTGGCGGAACAAGCGGCACAGGCTGATGGGACTACAACGACCCTGGGCTGGCAGACTTTACTGCAA
- a CDS encoding c-type cytochrome, with product MSNTLFLQLALLSLAIVLLNSLVFLGFALFGKDRKQIFGLAMLILSLLPLGAIGWQLYQGLELKAMVRPRTPSFKDGREVLEHFCLNCHRWQGQGGEIAPDLSQLLRDYTPQRLKQLLKRPANQLMVSVPLGEEETQRLMEYFLEQGLLQGKDRTAEMENQQIPAIFRDKQCLLCHRLDGTGGEIGPDLREAYQRNGAAGLKAKLSGSGQSQGMMPVIPLTEKEMAVMIKYLEAKQ from the coding sequence ATGAGTAATACCCTTTTTCTGCAACTGGCCCTGCTTTCCCTGGCCATTGTACTATTAAACAGCCTGGTTTTTCTTGGATTTGCTTTGTTCGGGAAAGATAGAAAACAGATCTTCGGTCTGGCCATGCTGATTCTGTCCCTCTTGCCCCTGGGGGCTATTGGCTGGCAGCTGTACCAGGGATTGGAGCTGAAAGCCATGGTCCGGCCCCGGACTCCTTCCTTCAAGGATGGCAGAGAGGTGCTGGAACACTTTTGCCTGAACTGCCATCGCTGGCAGGGTCAGGGGGGAGAGATAGCTCCCGATCTTTCCCAGCTTTTGCGGGATTACACACCGCAGCGGCTCAAGCAACTGTTGAAAAGGCCAGCGAACCAGCTGATGGTGAGTGTACCCCTGGGGGAAGAAGAGACCCAGAGGCTGATGGAGTACTTCCTGGAGCAAGGGCTGCTGCAGGGCAAAGATAGGACGGCTGAGATGGAAAACCAGCAAATACCTGCTATTTTTCGCGATAAGCAATGTTTACTCTGCCATCGTTTGGACGGGACAGGAGGGGAAATTGGCCCTGATTTGCGAGAAGCCTATCAGCGCAATGGTGCTGCCGGGCTGAAAGCCAAACTTTCCGGGAGCGGGCAGTCCCAGGGAATGATGCCTGTCATCCCGCTAACGGAAAAGGAAATGGCAGTAATGATCAAGTACCTGGAGGCGAAACAGTGA
- a CDS encoding sensor histidine kinase, which produces MTTKKRILLLTAAGILIIQGTILALINILWGEGESKQRESQLLGLVRAIDAEVNTEADLRETVRYNQLFRSLQELNPELREIQLLAPIHGKYFVVAATDRTQIGRPVSTLELMDLKSGSSTWRQQELIAPLHVGHFPIAALKIQLDASQASKNRRERLLVLAVLGLVSSLMVLALIAWFLKRLEEKNRLTAQLASLSQQLLTYSQLNQQLAGLLADFAALAGCSGLAVAGKMEDDNWNWLVLPEQDSWQSWDSLWPQVWRAAETNQVRQWPAEEATYELFPLFSRGKVQGVLVARWQQMPGRESSYVIQALSGNLALLLDNLRLRQDEEANALAGERLRIAREMHDGIAQGLAYIKIRLNQLGRCLPLEGHQEAAAEIAELVGVVEDLWQEVRSFIWSLKATNATQGLLTFLRSYGQEFGRRHGLQVELHHSGQEPRLPAKAYQQVVRIVQEALHNVAKHARASRVDISLGCAEQRWWLMLADNGQGFDLEQTGANSYGLSIMAERAAEAGLEFTIESEPGQGTVIRLAGRWEHE; this is translated from the coding sequence ATGACTACTAAGAAACGCATATTACTATTGACAGCTGCTGGTATTCTGATTATACAGGGGACTATTCTTGCCCTCATCAATATTCTCTGGGGTGAAGGGGAAAGCAAGCAGCGGGAAAGCCAGCTGCTGGGCCTGGTACGGGCCATTGATGCTGAGGTTAATACGGAAGCGGATTTACGGGAAACAGTCCGTTATAACCAGCTGTTCCGTTCCCTGCAGGAGCTGAATCCGGAACTGAGGGAGATCCAGCTCCTGGCACCCATTCACGGAAAATATTTTGTGGTGGCGGCGACGGACCGCACTCAGATCGGCCGGCCGGTATCAACTTTGGAACTTATGGATTTGAAATCTGGCAGCAGCACCTGGAGACAGCAGGAGCTGATTGCCCCTCTGCATGTGGGGCATTTTCCCATTGCTGCTCTCAAAATCCAGCTGGATGCCAGCCAGGCAAGTAAAAACCGCCGGGAACGCCTCCTGGTTCTAGCTGTTCTGGGATTAGTTTCCTCTCTGATGGTGCTGGCCTTGATTGCCTGGTTTTTAAAGCGGCTGGAGGAAAAAAACCGACTGACAGCACAGCTGGCCTCCTTAAGCCAGCAGCTCTTGACCTATAGTCAGCTAAATCAGCAGCTGGCCGGCCTGCTGGCGGATTTTGCGGCCCTGGCCGGTTGCTCCGGGCTGGCGGTAGCTGGTAAAATGGAAGATGATAACTGGAACTGGCTGGTGCTGCCTGAACAGGATAGCTGGCAGAGCTGGGACAGCCTCTGGCCTCAGGTCTGGCGGGCAGCGGAAACCAATCAGGTCCGGCAGTGGCCGGCTGAGGAAGCAACATATGAACTGTTTCCCCTGTTCAGCCGGGGTAAAGTACAGGGGGTGCTGGTGGCCCGCTGGCAGCAGATGCCGGGACGGGAAAGTTCCTATGTGATCCAGGCCCTGTCAGGAAACCTGGCCCTGTTGCTGGATAACCTGCGCCTGCGGCAGGATGAGGAAGCAAATGCCCTGGCCGGGGAAAGATTGCGAATAGCCAGGGAGATGCACGATGGCATTGCGCAGGGACTGGCTTATATCAAAATCAGGTTGAATCAGCTGGGACGATGCCTGCCTCTAGAGGGGCACCAGGAGGCGGCGGCAGAGATTGCGGAACTGGTAGGGGTAGTAGAAGACCTCTGGCAGGAAGTGCGCAGTTTTATCTGGAGCTTAAAAGCAACTAATGCAACCCAGGGACTTTTGACCTTTCTCCGTTCCTATGGGCAGGAATTTGGCCGCCGCCACGGCCTGCAAGTGGAGCTCCATCATTCCGGCCAGGAACCCCGGCTGCCGGCGAAAGCCTATCAACAGGTGGTACGGATTGTGCAGGAAGCCCTGCATAACGTGGCCAAACATGCCCGGGCCAGCCGGGTGGATATCAGCCTGGGCTGTGCGGAACAGCGCTGGTGGTTGATGCTGGCTGATAATGGCCAGGGCTTTGACCTGGAGCAGACCGGAGCCAACTCCTACGGGCTTTCCATTATGGCAGAGCGGGCAGCAGAAGCCGGACTGGAATTTACCATTGAAAGTGAACCAGGACAGGGGACTGTAATACGCCTGGCCGGGAGGTGGGAACATGAGTAA
- a CDS encoding ferritin family protein — MYPAMGCHEYHELATKIYEAIKMEHTDGMYYDQLAEKAPTDEARQIIKNMARDEHCHAHTLEMVYKELTGMNPPPEPQPPQVGEYTEALRQRLKAETDAVEFYRELYLATHNYYLRDIFFRIMNDEIEHALRLIYLLTF, encoded by the coding sequence ATGTATCCTGCAATGGGTTGTCATGAATACCATGAACTGGCAACAAAAATTTATGAAGCCATAAAAATGGAACACACCGATGGCATGTACTATGACCAGCTGGCAGAAAAAGCTCCTACCGATGAGGCCAGACAGATTATTAAAAACATGGCCAGGGATGAGCACTGTCACGCTCACACTCTGGAAATGGTTTACAAAGAACTGACGGGAATGAATCCACCCCCTGAACCCCAGCCGCCCCAGGTAGGGGAATATACGGAAGCCCTGCGGCAGCGCCTGAAAGCGGAAACGGACGCAGTGGAATTTTATCGGGAACTGTATCTCGCAACTCATAACTATTATTTGCGGGATATTTTCTTCCGGATTATGAATGATGAAATTGAACATGCCCTGCGCCTCATTTATCTGCTGACCTTCTAA
- a CDS encoding nitrilase-related carbon-nitrogen hydrolase, with amino-acid sequence MKIAAVQWLMQPLTWAEFEKKYSQTIAFAAQSGARLVVFPEYVTGGLLARHNLKQERDMPFHWAEYSQPFRQLVQTLAEAYQIAIISGSQIERQGQAFYNVCHLAVPGKGLLTQAKLHLTPWEQEYWQLTAGEELVLASLPDATVGVMICYDSEFPTVAAALAEAGADLLCCPYCTEDEAGFWRVRYCLQARAVELQLGVVASPTIGFLPEVPGLEQHHGRAALLTPCDLGFPPRGIQAEGQPGLEQILIAELPLAQIRASRQQGSVRPWDVRRQDLMQLPVRKL; translated from the coding sequence GTGAAAATCGCAGCAGTACAGTGGTTGATGCAGCCATTAACCTGGGCTGAGTTTGAGAAAAAGTATAGTCAGACGATAGCTTTTGCTGCCCAGAGCGGGGCCCGGCTGGTGGTGTTTCCGGAATATGTAACCGGGGGCTTACTGGCCCGGCATAACCTGAAACAGGAACGGGACATGCCCTTTCACTGGGCAGAATACAGCCAACCCTTTCGCCAGCTGGTGCAAACCCTGGCCGAGGCTTATCAGATTGCGATCATTTCCGGCAGCCAGATAGAACGCCAGGGACAGGCCTTTTATAATGTCTGCCATTTGGCTGTACCCGGTAAAGGGCTATTGACCCAGGCCAAACTGCACCTGACTCCCTGGGAGCAGGAATACTGGCAATTGACTGCGGGAGAGGAGCTGGTACTGGCCAGCCTGCCAGACGCCACCGTGGGAGTGATGATTTGTTATGACAGTGAGTTTCCCACAGTTGCAGCAGCGCTGGCTGAGGCCGGGGCCGACTTGCTCTGTTGCCCCTACTGTACGGAAGATGAGGCCGGTTTCTGGCGCGTGCGCTACTGTCTGCAGGCCAGGGCAGTGGAATTGCAGCTAGGGGTGGTGGCCAGCCCTACCATTGGTTTTTTACCGGAAGTGCCGGGTTTGGAACAGCATCATGGCCGGGCGGCTCTGCTTACCCCCTGTGATCTCGGTTTTCCACCCCGGGGCATCCAGGCTGAAGGTCAGCCTGGCCTGGAACAGATCCTGATCGCGGAACTGCCTCTAGCTCAAATTCGGGCCAGTCGCCAGCAGGGCAGTGTCAGGCCCTGGGATGTGCGGCGCCAGGATTTAATGCAGCTACCAGTAAGGAAATTATAA